Below is a genomic region from Actinoallomurus bryophytorum.
GGCCGGGCCGGCCGTGGACGCCGGGCCCGTCGGGGCGGGGGCCGGGCCATCGCCCCCCGGCCTCCGCGACTGCGCTTTCCGCCGGACGAGCCTTCCCGCGACGATCACCACCAGGACGGCGACGGCCAGGATGAGGACGACTATGACGACGACAGGGCCCAGACCGGGGCCGTTCCGTGATGCCCCGGAAGGCGCGGTCGCGCCCGGCGCTGCGGTTCGCGGGTTCTGCGCCTGGTCGAAGCGCTCGTACGGGGGGTTCGGGGAGTTCGCCGGAACGGCATAACTCGTGTCCATCGCACGGCTGATGCGGATGATCCCGTAACCCGTCTGGGCGTCCGCGCCGGGCGTGCCGACGTCCAGGGCAGTGGCGATGAGACGGTGGACGACCTCGCGCCCGGACATCGTGGGGTTCGCCGCACGGACCAGAGCGACCGCCGCCGCGACCAGGGCCGTCGAATTGCTCGTCCCGTTCGTGTGGGCGTAGTAGTAGTCCTTGCTCTTCCCGATCGTCGGCATGTCCACGCCCGGTGCCGCCACCGACACATAGTCGTGAGCCTGCGTCTGCTTCCAGGGCCGCGAATAGTCGTCGGTCGCGCCGACCGCGAGCACGCCCGCGCACGAGGCGGGGAACTCCACGTCATTGTCGGTGTCGCCGGTGTTCCCGGCCCCCGCGACGAGGACCACGTCGCGCTTGACGGCGTAGGCGACCGCGTCCACCACCGCCGGGGGGCATGGTGATGACGCCCTGGCTCCCAGCGGCATGGCGATGA
It encodes:
- a CDS encoding S8 family peptidase, which translates into the protein MRSPQRLLAALGALGMALVSALPAAAAAPQPRTDEWWFAPWSIEQKVWPVTQGQGVTVALLDGGVNAAMPEIAGAVLPGTDTSGHGTDGRTDLSKYGHSTSMAALIAGQGLGRSRYMGTAPQAKILPVDVTGGAISPDRLATTLAQGIRFAADHGAKVIAMPLGARASSPCPPAVVDAVAYAVKRDVVLVAGAGNTGDTDNDVEFPASCAGVLAVGATDDYSRPWKQTQAHDYVSVAAPGVDMPTIGKSKDYYYAHTNGTSNSTALVAAAVALVRAANPTMSGREVVHRLIATALDVGTPGADAQTGYGIIRISRAMDTSYAVPANSPNPPYERFDQAQNPRTAAPGATAPSGASRNGPGLGPVVVIVVLILAVAVLVVIVAGRLVRRKAQSRRPGGDGPAPAPTGPASTAGPAHAPSQGDPAAPAGFDRSARPTFEPPYEDHPRGE